TGACCCTGCCCAAACGCCCACCAAAAGGAGGAGGAGCCAAGCCACCGACTAGAGGCTTGTTTACTGGAGGAACCAGAGGGAGGGGCTTCCAGAGTCACGCCCGCTTCTTTACTCCACCAGCCCCCAAGAGTGTGCTGCTTGCTGGTACACATGTTTGatttagcaaatatatatatacatatatatatactcttgactcattcttcaaaataatttttgttttaggtAACTACCCTCGTCGTGAGGGTGGTCGTGGTTCCACTTGGAGCACTCCAGTGACCGCCGATACTCACAGAGGGACTTACAGTGATCCTCGTGGAGGGCAAAGCAACTTCACTCGACCGTTACCTTCCAGACAGCCACCTACAGGTAGGCTTTTTgaaatgttacacacacacacatacactatcagtcaggtgtttttttaagaagtctgttCTGCTTACCACGCATGCATTTAGAATACAAAAAGAAACGcgtacagaaaaataataatgtgttctgttttaatatattttaaaatatagctgAATttctagcatcattactccaggctcatgatccttcagaaatcattctgttctgatttgctgctcaaaaaaacatttattatttttattatgtaaaaacaGCCTATTTTTTCCggagtctatttttttttcaggtttctttgaatagaaatttcagaagaacagcattatttgaaaaatataaatttttgtaatattattaatgtccttattatcacttttgataaatttaaagcatcattgctaaataaaagaattaatttCTATGAATTCTTTCCCAATTAACAAAGAATTATACTGACTCCAAGCTATTGAAGTAAATGCAGggttggtgagcagaagatatatatgtgtgtgtgaccctggagcacaaaaccagtcattagtAGCAAGGGTATTTTTGTAGcagtagccaacaatacattgtattggtcaaaattatcactttttttttttttatgccaaaaatcatttggattttaagtaaagatcatgttcagatattttgttaatattctactgtaaatattgatacttaatttttgattggtaatatgcattgcaaagaacttAAGTTGGagaactttaaaggcgatttgcTCCATATCTGTAATAATTTTTgtaccatcagattccagattataACCAAGTTATAATTGGTTAGTTTTCAACTATTTTGATCAGATGTAACAGTAATCATAATTCAGTTATTTTCTTATGGCGatgtatgtaatataataaaaataataataataatcaattcaAGTATATTCTCTTTAGGCATTGGCTATTAAATAAAACTTATTGTTCAACCTCTATCTTAAACCTCTATCTTACTCTTATATAccgtaatgtaaaaaaaagtataaaagttaaataaaatataaaagttgtgtgtatatatatatatatatatatatatatatatatatatatatatatatatatatatatatatatagtttttacatttaacaataataacaataatacaattatttctcTTTCAACATTacctgtttaaaaaataatattggtGAGTTGCTATTTTAAACTGGTGTGATAAATGTAAATAAGTgatactgccacctgctggatgTGTCCCTCAGAGATGACTTCAtcattaaatgtgtaaaatatttctGTAATGAATAAACAGTTTTTACAAGCTCTTTAGCTCACCCGACATCTACATGTCAAACAGTTCCTGACCCCTCTGTCCCAACTCTTCAGGTGCTTACCGATTGGCTCCTCGGGACAGAGCCACCAGAGGCAGAGGGACGGGCCTGTCCTGGCTGAGTGGTGGCGTTAGTGTAGGAGGAGGTGGAGTAAGTGGTGGTCGTGGTCAAGGCAAGTTCAACAGTGGAGGAAGCGGAGGCGGACGGGGCCGTCACGTCCGCTCATTCACTCGCTAAACCCTGCCTGGAGCAAAGCAGACTCAGCCATCAGGCTCTAAAGGACCAATCAGGATGTGGATCTGCTGTATCTGTTGCAACCACCGGATGATATTGTGTATATcattgtcatgttttgtgtttctcTCATTTTTAAAAACGTTAAATATGATTAAATTCTTGTGAGTATATGTTTTTGAGTGTATTTTTATATAGAAATCCACAGTCTACCTTGTCAGAACTGTTGTAATATCAACGGGTTTAACAGAATGCATGtacttttaaataggaaaaacctctaaaaaattaaaaaaaaaaaaaaaaacatagaaatatGGTCAAAAAAAGTCTACACAATTTGGATAAATCATAGAACAGCCAATCTCATAGCAATGATTTGGTTCACCCAGAGGAACTGCAATACTGGGGCTTCTTTCAGATGATGAGTTccagttagtgtttttttttttttattagcatcatGTGACATTCCTTCTTCCTTAATGTTCTGCTGTGAAAAGCAAGTGTCCTCAGATGACTGTCACCTCTCTATTCTTTCTTTTGATGCAATCCAAAGCTAGGCTTCTTGGGCTCAGCTTTCTCTGCACCTCAGCAGGGGGCGGTGCTGCTTCAGAGGGCGTGGCTGGTCTGAGCCCCTCCTTTTTAAAAAGTTCAAGAAGCTCCGCCTTCTCCAGCTCTTGTCTGCGCACTCTCTCTGCACCCAGCAGAACGCGGACATCTGACATGACTCTTGACAGCTGGCCctttgcacaaacacacacacacacacacacacacacctgtcagtAACTCGCTACACACACAAAACCCTGCTGATGTGAAAAGTATGGTACCTTCAGTTCATCCACTTCACTCCTCAGCAGACTCTCCTTCTGCACCATGTGTCGTCTTTGGATATCCAAGCGAGATTCCATTTCTTGTCGCACCTCTTCGACTTTGCAGTCTAATTCTGCCCTGTAACAAATGCGCTGGCatttttcaagcttcaaaaaaaacatttacgtGGTGACAGTCAGTATGACTTGAGCAGATGTTTTTACCTAAGCATGTCCAGCTCAGCTCGTAGCTCCGATACACAGTTGTGTTGGGCCTCCTCTGTGTTTAGGATTGTGTATCCACAGCCGCTTGCACAGACTCTACTgctgtattcacacacacacagatgagctTCCAGAGAGCGCCGCGACACCTTAACCGGGCAGCCTGAATGCCACCGCCAAAGAAAACTGAACATTAAACCTCAAAAACAGAGGAAATTGATAGATATGATAGATATGAGATATGATAGTCTTGCCAGGATCAGTGAGAGTGGGTCAAAAATTACAAATCAGTCAGTAATCTTTTGACATATATGCCAACACTTTACAGcaaaagtattcattttattGTAGAATTAATATAATGTCCAGCTATAATTGCCTCTTTTTAGGAAGTAAAcataacatttgaaaaaataaaataaaaatggacatattttaaaaaagtataacatttctttttttcaaatgttaaataaatgtgaaaactaaacatttaaaaattatgaacctaaatattaatctaaatgacaaaaaaaaggtttggggtcagatcagtttgattatttaatcaaaattacagtaaatattgttcaattttatataagttttctattttatgtctaattataattactgtataATGTCCAGCTGATTCCAattttctttgtaaagaaaactaagtgaataaaaaatgtatatacagtatatatacataattacagtattaaatgattattaatcatttttaaactacattcaaaaatataaaattacacatgaataaaaatgatacaatttaatcaaatttatgaaattataaaattaattaaatgtgtctTCTTTGAGCAGCCAGGGAAAATGTTGGCACAGCAAGCAAAGGTTTATTGTTGAAGAAAAAGACACAACAGTCACACAACACACATAGAACACAGTACACCTACCACAACGACAGCATAAGTACTCCTCACCTGCTttttatatacatgcatacacaaacaAGATTTCCAGGATTAGGGAATGTTGCATTAAGATtactaaaactaatatgtatTATGTGCAAGAATCTGCTTATCTTACTGATGGAACAGCTCAATTGTTTTAATTCTAAGATAAACGTTTCACCTCATTGGCTGCCTGAGGGGGTCcctcattaataatttaaaatgtgatcACTCAACACTAGGTGCTTTATCTTGCGGCTACAACTCTCTTTCATCTGCTGTTACAACAGCACTAGTATTGCATATGTATGAATGAGACAGTAGCTGCTGTGAATGGGCCACCTGTTCCCTGCCAACAAATTGTGGGTACCAAGATATAATGATATATGCTTGTATATATGTACCTGCATTACTGCAGTTCAGCAAAGCGTAATCACACTGTTGCTCATGACGATGAACAGACTCCAGAGTGCATATGACCTCACAACCTTGTGGCCGGAATACACACCTCACCTGCAGCCTTGCTAAATCATTTCTCATGTATCTGTAACACCATACACATGTATTTATTAGTCAACAAAATAAATGGCATTAAAGATCAGGTTAAGTGATTGTCTGGAAGGTATTTAATACATCTGTGTTACCTGAACAGCAGCCGTAGATGTGAGATGTCTAAAGGCAAGCGGTCCTCTGGACAGGTGTTATGGTGGACGAGCCATCCGTGAATGCAGGAGCTGCAGAAGGCATGTTCACACGGAGCCTGCAAAGGATCTTCTAACACGTCCCGACACACACAGCACAACAGACCCTCGTTCACATAGCCTACAAAACGTTCTAGATCGTAGCCCATCCTGGAGTACACATGCAGAAAACAACACTCAACAAACTGATGTAAAGGaccaaaatacatataataactaaaataactaataacttcactttatagtaaaataaatggaATAGATTTTGTTTTAGATAAAACTTCAAATTtaacatgaatatttattttagaaaattatgTCTTTAAGTCCACTGTATGTGCACACTAAAACCTATTAATAGCCTTTATTAATAAGAATAACCAAGTTATTCTTATTAATAAAGGCTATTAATAAGAATAActtgtattaaaaatacatagaaaatttcctaaaatataatttgaaaaataatttaaaaatatgacaatTTAAAGTTGTATGTATCAAAGTCATATTAAGTTACATTCATATAAaccttaatttatttgaaattattatttaaatcaaaactataaaaataacaaaaacaaagattacatattttgcacattaatgttttaaatatcttaagcttttaaaaataaaacttttgcaaaaaaaaaaatggtatattaCAGAGAGAGTATTTTTTAAAACGTTTGGTACAgaaaagtatgatttttttacattttacattaaaataatggaTTTTTCCAAATGTTAAAccattgaaaaaaatgaaaagtaatcatatatttatttatttatttatttttatttttacattaaaaaatatttaaataatgtttaaaatattgaaGGCCACTGCATGCGCACACTAAAACATACAGGCTATTAATGTAAACATAATAgcataatgtatattaaaaatatatccagaaaatttctttaaatatatttttatatatattaaaatatatataaagaaagaaaaaaaaagaaagttcaatTACCTGGCAGAGTCTGGTATCTTGTCTTAGAAACAGCCAGGCGGCAGATGTTGGACTGAAACATGAGTGGGAGGGGTTATGAGAGTAGACATTCACTGCGGATCTGGGGTCAGTTTGCCATTTTCATTTATACTAAACGTCAGGAAACAGACTCCTCAAGGAGCATGAATTGTATGGCAAGCCGTTTATGAGGCAACTCTCACCTGTACCACAAACCATCtgataacaaatgtaaaaatacaacacacacttgcatttacatttattcatttagctgacgcttttatccaaagtgactcacaattgctatatatgtcagaggtcgcacacctctggagcaactaggggttaagtgtcttgctcagggacacattggtgtctcacagtggattcgaacccaggtcgaaCCCGGGTCTCACACACCAAGTGCatttgtcttatccactgcgccaccACCACTTGCCTAAATCACTTAGAGGAACCCTTTGGGAATCTCATCCTCATGCTGTGATCACTAGAGACTCGAGCACCTGGTaaccccacacacaaacacagatagaTGCACACCTTCTACCAACTACACAAACATCCTACACAGAAATTCTGCATCCGAAGGGAAATATTTCTGGGCGTTCTATGGTAAAACTGAACATGGAGAGTTCAGAAATACAAAACTCATATTTAAGATGCATGTTTGAgaataaatttagatttttatttattttttttattttagaattatcaATAAAGATTTTTATAACCAATAccaattatttgtttatatgtcCTATAACTGATAtgcaaattttacatttatttaacattttacttCTGATTTTGTTAGATTTCATCTTCATTTCACAACAATAAAACCATGGGTAAAATAGATAAATGCAAGATTGCATTTGTTGCCTCCTCAATGACATCCTCAAAAAGAGCCCCTTAAAAGTAACAGGTGACCTGTGCAAGTGTTCCTGCACCTGTCTGGACGTGTGAGAGGTAAAACAACTGATCTTGTCTATGATGTCAACTCTCACGTCCAATACTTTTCTATACTACTCTAGTTAAACCTTTATTGTCATTTGTTGCAGATCCACACACCTTTCTGAGGGAGAAGATGtttgtgtgtgctggtgtgtctGTGTCTGAACACTCTCACTGCCTGAATGATCTCCGTTCTTCATGGCTGTTGGTGGGATTAGACCGGATTACGCTTTCCCACACTCTGATTGGATTATTTTCCACACAGCAACACTGTAGTTTCACCTTCAGACATGCAGCAGTATATAAAACATTGGCACAAACACAACCAGCAGACATGAATCCGTGCACATGCAAGAGATAAAACATGTGATcatgaaagaaaaatgaaatacCTTCACAGTCAAGCACTATatattacaaatgaataaaataatttttcccACACACTGACCAATGAATTTACATGTATACTTTTTCATGATTTCTCTATGACATTTCTGATCATTTatgatattaaatgtttttaaatatattttacagaaatGCTACTTACAAAGAATGATACCATCCAATTAAATATTCTAGAgctaaaaaatgtgttttggttATAGAAACATCTTTCTTTTATAGTGTCTTTTTCAAGACAGACACAAAACACTGACATAAGTGGGAAACCTGTACAGTACAAATGAAAACCGAAAccatacagaaataaaaatgcactgctTGTCAGTAAAGTATGTTAAATAATAACCCATCAGTTAATATGAATCTGAAGCATGAATGATAGTAATTAATGAAAGACTGTAAGGATCTATGTctgattttaattttgaaacgAATAAAAGACATACAAATCAATGAATGGTTTGATGTCAAAACTATACTTATGTACAAAGCGGTATGGTCATATCTGTTGTATAatgtacattaattaaaataaaacaagtaaggGTTAATAATGTGTGAGTTGCACATAGTACTTGCCTTTGATAAGTGATGGTTGACAGAGATCTACATTTTGATACGTCTTCTGATTTTGCTTCATTTACTTCTGCTGGATTAGATACAATTTTGCAGCCAACATTTATTGTCAGGTTTCCTTGACACTCCTCTACTGTTGATTTCTGCTGCTCATAAGCTCCTGCACTCCACTCCCTTCACGTGACGTCGCGATTCGACCAATCCCGGGGAAGATACGTCACTTCCGCGGGAGACTCGAGCTTCTGCTGCTTTTCGAGGGAGTTTTTGAAAATAGGAAAAGTGATTGACATACGAGGAGAAAACATAAGAAAAGGTAAGCGTTTACCGTACTGTCTGTCTACTTGTACTATATTAAATTCAAGTAGAGACAGTCAACAAGCTTTAGTAGTTCACCCCGGTTTTGCTCAAAACAGCGACTGGTGCTCTTTATATGTCCTTTACGTAGACTGGTAGAATAACGTTAGTTCccccaaaataaaatttatttcattgtttatgCCATCCTAAACCCGTATGAGCAGGCTCTTTTTAATGAATTGAGAATATACAGCCAGTGAATTAACGTTAGTCCGATTCCCAAATAAATGAATCTTACGAGAGCAACCGTTATTTATTTAAGAACCGTGAGACTTAAATCACCATAGGATGTTCATATGACATAAATCACTTAATAACTTAAATCACTGGATTTTCATATGACATCAAACAGTAGATATATGAGTTTAGTTGTAATCAGTGgaatttaataaaaagttaaataattaaatgtttacactttttttgttttattcagtgtaTAATTATGACCAGTTGCTGGCATTCATGCCGCGTCTAAAAGTGTGTAAACGCAcacaataaatgaatacattaacaaaaattatttcTGGGGGTCAGTTCT
The nucleotide sequence above comes from Carassius gibelio isolate Cgi1373 ecotype wild population from Czech Republic chromosome B16, carGib1.2-hapl.c, whole genome shotgun sequence. Encoded proteins:
- the LOC127974738 gene encoding RING finger protein 151-like isoform X2, with protein sequence MFQSNICRLAVSKTRYQTLPEDPLQAPCEHAFCSSCIHGWLVHHNTCPEDRLPLDISHLRLLFRYMRNDLARLQVRCVFRPQGCEVICTLESVHRHEQQCDYALLNCSNAGCPVKVSRRSLEAHLCVCEYSSRVCASGCGYTILNTEEAQHNCVSELRAELDMLRAELDCKVEEVRQEMESRLDIQRRHMVQKESLLRSEVDELKGQLSRVMSDVRVLLGAERVRRQELEKAELLELFKKEGLRPATPSEAAPPPAEVQRKLSPRSLALDCIKRKNREVTVI
- the LOC127974738 gene encoding RING finger protein 151-like isoform X1: MGYDLERFVGYVNEGLLCCVCRDVLEDPLQAPCEHAFCSSCIHGWLVHHNTCPEDRLPLDISHLRLLFRYMRNDLARLQVRCVFRPQGCEVICTLESVHRHEQQCDYALLNCSNAGCPVKVSRRSLEAHLCVCEYSSRVCASGCGYTILNTEEAQHNCVSELRAELDMLRAELDCKVEEVRQEMESRLDIQRRHMVQKESLLRSEVDELKGQLSRVMSDVRVLLGAERVRRQELEKAELLELFKKEGLRPATPSEAAPPPAEVQRKLSPRSLALDCIKRKNREVTVI